One window from the genome of Rufibacter tibetensis encodes:
- a CDS encoding SDR family oxidoreductase, protein MVAASSHPQTSLAVVSGGASGIGKAIAEQLAAAGKKVIIADVTTPQEESEAEYFPCNVTNPEDIAALFAHISQNYGKPDILVCCAGQGIQEKLTEGDPAKWQQVLDLNIMGTLRLIRAFTPGMLEQGSGDVVIISSVAAGQAFAYGGVYAASKSALNVIAETLRLETLPTIRVITIAPGVTDTNFFENTISGYNTVESIGYGALSAADVAETVLFALQQPRHVSLNHLTVRPTPQPF, encoded by the coding sequence ATGGTAGCAGCCTCTTCTCATCCTCAGACCTCCCTTGCCGTTGTAAGTGGCGGAGCGTCTGGTATAGGGAAGGCTATTGCGGAGCAATTAGCAGCGGCAGGCAAAAAGGTCATCATAGCCGATGTCACTACCCCGCAAGAAGAATCAGAAGCTGAGTATTTTCCCTGTAATGTAACCAACCCCGAGGATATTGCTGCGCTTTTCGCCCATATTTCCCAAAACTACGGAAAACCAGATATTCTGGTATGCTGCGCCGGTCAGGGCATTCAGGAAAAACTGACCGAAGGTGATCCCGCCAAATGGCAGCAGGTGCTTGATTTGAACATTATGGGCACATTGCGGCTCATCAGGGCATTTACGCCTGGCATGCTGGAGCAAGGCTCCGGTGACGTGGTCATCATCAGCTCAGTAGCCGCCGGACAAGCCTTTGCTTACGGCGGAGTGTATGCGGCGAGCAAAAGTGCCTTGAACGTGATTGCCGAAACGCTCCGGCTGGAGACCTTGCCTACCATACGGGTCATTACCATTGCTCCGGGCGTTACAGACACCAACTTCTTTGAGAACACAATTTCAGGATATAACACGGTAGAATCCATTGGGTACGGAGCTTTGAGCGCCGCCGATGTGGCCGAGACCGTGCTGTTTGCATTGCAGCAACCACGGCACGTCTCGCTGAACCACCTTACGGTACGCCCCACTCCGCAACCCTTTTAA
- a CDS encoding MDR/zinc-dependent alcohol dehydrogenase-like family protein — protein MQTDLFQETLPTTEATTMAAAVITAPKQVEIQELALPEPSATQVRIKLEGCGLCASNIPVWEGREWFSYPIPAGNPGHEGWGIIDAVGAEVKDLNVGDRVAALSYNSYAAYDVAEATSLVMLPKSLAGKPFPGEPLGCAMNIFKRSDIKAGQTVAILGIGFLGALLVQLAKEAGARVIAISQRPFSLDIAQQCGADEIIPMDDHYKIIERVKDLTEGVFCDRVIECTGKEWPLNLAGELCKERGRLIIAGFHQDGMRQVNIQLWNWRGLDVINAHERDPQMYLDGIKEAVEAVESGRLKPEMLYTHTFPLEKMDEAFAALTVRPDGFMKAIVTM, from the coding sequence ATGCAAACCGACCTATTCCAAGAAACCCTTCCCACCACTGAAGCCACCACCATGGCGGCGGCGGTGATTACCGCTCCCAAACAAGTAGAAATTCAGGAACTGGCGCTGCCAGAACCAAGCGCCACTCAAGTCCGCATAAAGCTGGAAGGCTGCGGGCTTTGCGCATCTAATATTCCCGTGTGGGAAGGCCGCGAGTGGTTCTCCTATCCTATCCCGGCCGGTAATCCGGGCCACGAAGGCTGGGGCATCATTGACGCCGTGGGCGCTGAGGTGAAAGACCTGAACGTAGGCGACCGCGTAGCCGCCCTTTCCTATAATTCCTATGCCGCTTATGACGTAGCCGAAGCCACCTCGCTGGTGATGTTACCAAAGTCCTTGGCGGGCAAACCGTTCCCCGGCGAGCCCTTGGGTTGCGCCATGAACATCTTCAAACGCTCTGACATTAAAGCAGGCCAGACCGTCGCTATTCTGGGCATCGGGTTTCTGGGAGCTTTACTCGTACAATTAGCCAAAGAGGCGGGCGCCAGGGTTATTGCCATCTCCCAGCGTCCGTTCTCTCTGGACATTGCCCAGCAATGCGGCGCCGATGAAATCATCCCGATGGATGACCACTACAAAATCATTGAGCGCGTGAAAGACCTCACCGAAGGCGTTTTCTGTGACCGTGTGATTGAGTGCACCGGCAAAGAATGGCCCTTGAACCTAGCTGGCGAACTGTGCAAAGAGCGTGGCCGCCTCATCATTGCCGGCTTCCACCAGGACGGCATGCGCCAGGTGAACATACAGCTTTGGAACTGGCGCGGCCTGGACGTGATCAACGCTCACGAACGCGACCCGCAGATGTACTTAGATGGTATCAAAGAAGCGGTAGAAGCTGTGGAAAGCGGCCGTTTGAAACCCGAGATGCTCTACACCCATACCTTCCCACTGGAGAAAATGGACGAGGCCTTCGCCGCCTTGACCGTTCGCCCGGACGGTTTCATGAAGGCGATTGTGACGATGTGA
- a CDS encoding protein-disulfide reductase DsbD family protein, giving the protein MTIVWKRVWGLLVPLLFLVLAAQAQVLKPSTWSHDVSAPEVKVGEEVELIFNAKIIPDWYLYSSDFDPDLGPIVTTFTFQKHPSYALVGKIKPVNPKRKFDQTWGGEYTYFIKTAQFRQRVKVLQPALVIKGSYEFQVCSEVSGQCIPGEGDFNFTQIKVLPGAAPAPTLPSGTGANQGGSVPGVAAPAASVGVTTPASPAVSPNATANTPISSDTSLLGTETPVAAFPEATDSGTTIAPALPEAQATLAGTAASSPAVPIGLWEFMVGAFLSGMVALLTPCVFPMIPMTVTFFTGGSATRLKGILKALVYGLSIIAFYTLIGTLVAKLAGPEVANFLSTHWLPNVLFFAVFLFFAMSFLGMFEITLPHWLVNKADAQADKGGYYGVFFMAITLVLVSFSCTGPIVGSILVMSAGGETLKPISGMFAYSMAFALPFTLFAIFPNWLSSLPKSGGWLNSVKVCLGFIELALALKFLSIADQVYHWRLLDREVYLALWIVIFTLMGFYLLGKLKFSHDSDLPYLGVPRLLLAVATFGFVVYMVPGLFGAPLKALAGYLPPQSTQDFNMVSGGTAGESAVSTICEPPKYADFLKLPHNLQGYFDLEQAKKCAQEQGKPIFIDFTGHGCVNCREMEANVWSDPQVLKRLRENFVIVALYVDDKTELPQSEHYTSTYDQKQKTTLGKKYADYQITKFNVNAQPYYVLMDANENSLVTPIAYESNVQNFIKFLDAGVAAFKARQGQVQ; this is encoded by the coding sequence ATGACTATAGTTTGGAAACGCGTTTGGGGTTTGTTGGTGCCGTTGCTCTTTTTAGTGTTGGCAGCACAGGCTCAGGTGCTTAAACCTTCCACATGGAGCCATGACGTGTCCGCTCCCGAAGTGAAGGTAGGCGAGGAGGTGGAACTCATCTTCAACGCCAAAATCATCCCTGATTGGTATCTCTACTCCTCAGATTTTGACCCGGATCTGGGTCCCATTGTCACTACTTTCACCTTCCAGAAACACCCTTCTTACGCGTTGGTGGGCAAGATTAAGCCGGTAAACCCGAAGAGGAAATTTGACCAGACATGGGGCGGCGAATACACCTATTTCATCAAAACGGCTCAGTTCCGGCAGCGGGTGAAAGTGTTGCAGCCTGCGTTGGTGATCAAAGGTAGCTACGAGTTTCAGGTTTGTTCTGAAGTAAGCGGACAGTGTATTCCAGGCGAGGGAGATTTCAATTTTACCCAAATCAAAGTATTGCCCGGGGCAGCTCCGGCTCCAACCCTACCATCAGGAACAGGCGCCAACCAAGGCGGCTCTGTACCTGGTGTCGCCGCTCCTGCGGCCAGTGTTGGTGTTACCACTCCTGCTTCTCCAGCTGTTTCGCCTAACGCAACAGCTAATACTCCAATCTCCTCTGATACTTCCTTACTGGGAACAGAAACGCCTGTAGCAGCTTTCCCGGAAGCTACTGACAGCGGAACCACTATTGCCCCTGCCTTGCCCGAAGCTCAAGCTACTCTTGCAGGAACTGCTGCTTCTAGCCCGGCCGTTCCCATTGGCCTTTGGGAATTTATGGTGGGTGCCTTTTTGTCTGGCATGGTGGCCTTACTCACGCCCTGCGTGTTCCCCATGATTCCTATGACAGTGACGTTTTTCACCGGAGGAAGCGCCACCCGGTTAAAAGGAATCCTGAAAGCGTTGGTGTACGGCTTGTCTATTATCGCTTTTTATACCTTGATTGGGACCCTGGTAGCAAAGCTGGCGGGTCCAGAGGTGGCGAATTTCCTGAGTACGCACTGGCTGCCTAACGTGCTGTTCTTTGCCGTGTTCCTGTTCTTCGCAATGTCGTTTCTAGGCATGTTTGAGATCACGTTACCGCACTGGCTCGTAAACAAAGCCGATGCCCAGGCAGACAAAGGTGGTTATTATGGCGTATTCTTCATGGCCATTACGTTGGTGCTGGTTTCTTTTTCCTGCACCGGGCCTATTGTAGGTTCCATTCTGGTGATGTCAGCGGGTGGAGAGACCTTGAAGCCTATCTCCGGCATGTTCGCCTACTCCATGGCCTTTGCGCTGCCGTTTACTTTGTTTGCTATTTTTCCTAACTGGCTAAGCTCACTTCCTAAATCTGGCGGATGGTTAAATTCTGTGAAAGTATGCCTTGGGTTTATTGAGCTGGCTTTAGCTCTTAAATTCCTGAGCATCGCCGACCAGGTGTACCACTGGCGCCTTCTGGACCGTGAAGTATATCTGGCCCTTTGGATCGTGATTTTCACCTTGATGGGCTTCTACCTGCTTGGGAAACTCAAATTCTCCCATGACTCAGACCTGCCTTACCTGGGAGTGCCACGTTTGTTGCTGGCTGTTGCTACGTTCGGCTTTGTGGTGTACATGGTGCCCGGCTTGTTTGGCGCTCCGCTGAAAGCGCTTGCCGGTTACCTGCCGCCACAGTCTACCCAGGACTTCAACATGGTCTCGGGTGGTACAGCCGGTGAAAGTGCGGTGAGCACCATTTGTGAGCCACCCAAGTATGCTGATTTTCTGAAACTGCCCCATAATCTGCAAGGCTACTTTGATCTGGAGCAAGCCAAGAAGTGTGCCCAGGAGCAAGGCAAGCCCATCTTCATTGATTTCACCGGACACGGCTGCGTGAACTGCCGTGAGATGGAGGCTAATGTTTGGTCAGACCCTCAAGTGTTGAAACGTCTTCGGGAAAACTTCGTGATTGTGGCCCTATACGTTGATGACAAAACCGAACTTCCGCAAAGTGAACACTACACCAGCACCTATGACCAGAAGCAGAAAACCACTTTGGGCAAGAAGTACGCCGATTACCAGATCACCAAATTCAATGTGAACGCACAACCCTATTATGTACTGATGGATGCAAATGAGAATTCATTGGTGACGCCCATCGCCTATGAGTCCAACGTGCAGAACTTTATCAAGTTTTTAGATGCCGGAGTAGCTGCTTTCAAAGCCCGTCAAGGACAGGTGCAGTAA
- a CDS encoding DUF4385 domain-containing protein gives MAKNGFNYSLDFKSVNFRENPELYRVGVGEQGVLLVEPYKSEILPHWRFKNVEVATASAEKIFTMFEDYLAKQEFVGADMARKFLQMGFTRARRYANHKGGRKYEVSPEAHNEGLPYPYSSGSANKGNEVLPQEADALTNEKAQAAAVFKNYWFKAKDHPEYLRQKQEFRNRYYEK, from the coding sequence ATGGCAAAAAACGGCTTTAATTATTCACTAGATTTTAAGAGCGTTAACTTCCGGGAGAACCCTGAACTGTACCGCGTAGGCGTGGGAGAACAGGGGGTGCTGCTGGTAGAGCCTTACAAAAGCGAAATCCTGCCCCATTGGCGTTTTAAAAACGTAGAGGTTGCCACAGCTTCGGCCGAGAAGATATTCACCATGTTTGAAGATTACCTCGCAAAGCAGGAGTTCGTAGGGGCCGACATGGCCCGCAAGTTTCTGCAGATGGGCTTCACCCGCGCCCGGCGCTATGCCAACCACAAAGGCGGCAGAAAGTACGAGGTTTCCCCTGAAGCTCATAACGAAGGACTGCCCTACCCCTACTCTTCTGGCAGCGCGAATAAAGGCAACGAAGTGCTTCCGCAGGAAGCCGATGCTTTAACCAATGAGAAAGCTCAGGCAGCCGCCGTTTTCAAAAACTACTGGTTTAAAGCCAAAGACCACCCGGAGTATTTGCGACAGAAACAGGAGTTTAGAAATAGATATTATGAGAAGTGA
- a CDS encoding SDR family NAD(P)-dependent oxidoreductase, translating to MTRIAKTQPKHTPLAAPTIGLVEWFQPGEHARVETVLAELKELGVTELRTGISWADYFTPEGKDWYNWLIPTLAKQVQVLPCFLYTPPSLGIAPKTSSPPRDLKAYADFLDLIITDLGAHFEWVELWNEPNNKVEYDYTLDQNWFKFAEMIGGAAYWAQKRGKKTVLGGMSPIDPNWLQLMFDRGVMQYIDAVGIHGFPDVFDQQWEGWDTNISKVREVLDRNNSKAELWITEAGFSTWQHDEFKQFQEFRKVSKAPVNRVFWYSVHDLDQDRETVGGFHVDNREYSFGLKNVDGSPKLLYRLWAENGLDGLDKFSFIRRKENFSDQERYSVVTGGAGFVGTNLAKRLLEQGKRVLIFDNLSRTGVERNLQWLHQNYGDKLEVYVGDIRDLHAVKRVMKYANEVYHFAAQVAVTTSLTGPIQDFEINARGVVNVLEAIRAQDNPPPLVFTSTNKVYGGLEDLRFIQNGTRYNPSDKHIKANGISEARPLDFHSPYGCSKGAADQYVVDYARTYGIPAVVFRMSCIYGPHQYGNEDQGWVAHFAIRAIENKAISIYGDGKQVRDILFVEDLVDAFLLAQENMQELSGQAFNIGGGVKNTTSLLELLDLIGTYRGKKVNLSFGDWRPGDQHYYVSDIRKFHEATGWYPKNSVQEGVAKLYQWLCETRGIEVSLKAPVAVEQETDNVAVA from the coding sequence ATGACAAGAATCGCCAAAACACAACCTAAACATACTCCCCTCGCCGCCCCCACCATCGGCTTGGTAGAATGGTTCCAGCCTGGTGAGCATGCCCGCGTAGAGACGGTACTGGCGGAGTTAAAGGAGTTGGGCGTCACGGAACTGCGCACCGGTATCTCCTGGGCAGATTACTTTACCCCCGAGGGCAAGGATTGGTATAACTGGCTTATCCCAACCTTAGCAAAACAGGTGCAGGTACTCCCCTGCTTTCTGTACACGCCCCCTTCTTTGGGCATTGCCCCTAAAACCTCTTCCCCACCCAGAGACCTTAAGGCGTACGCCGATTTCCTGGACCTTATCATCACTGATCTGGGGGCGCACTTTGAGTGGGTGGAGCTTTGGAACGAACCCAACAACAAAGTTGAATATGACTATACCTTAGACCAGAACTGGTTTAAGTTTGCTGAGATGATTGGCGGGGCGGCTTACTGGGCACAAAAGCGCGGCAAGAAAACCGTGCTGGGCGGCATGAGCCCCATTGATCCCAACTGGCTGCAGCTGATGTTTGACCGTGGTGTGATGCAGTACATTGATGCCGTAGGCATTCATGGGTTTCCCGATGTCTTTGACCAGCAATGGGAAGGTTGGGATACCAACATCAGCAAGGTGCGCGAAGTGCTGGACCGCAACAACTCCAAAGCCGAGCTCTGGATTACCGAGGCCGGTTTTTCTACCTGGCAGCACGATGAGTTTAAGCAGTTCCAGGAATTCCGTAAGGTGAGCAAAGCACCGGTCAACAGAGTGTTCTGGTACAGCGTGCACGACCTGGACCAGGACCGCGAAACGGTGGGCGGTTTTCACGTGGACAACCGCGAATACTCTTTCGGGTTGAAGAACGTTGACGGCTCTCCTAAACTCCTTTACAGATTATGGGCTGAAAACGGCTTGGATGGACTGGACAAGTTCTCCTTCATCCGCCGCAAAGAAAACTTCTCCGACCAGGAGCGCTATTCGGTAGTGACTGGCGGGGCTGGGTTTGTGGGCACCAACTTAGCCAAGCGACTTTTAGAGCAAGGCAAACGCGTACTTATTTTCGATAACCTTTCCCGCACCGGCGTAGAGCGCAACCTGCAGTGGCTGCACCAAAACTACGGCGACAAGCTGGAAGTGTATGTGGGCGATATCCGGGATTTGCATGCCGTGAAACGCGTCATGAAGTACGCCAATGAGGTGTATCATTTCGCGGCTCAGGTAGCGGTAACCACTTCCCTAACTGGCCCCATCCAGGACTTTGAAATCAATGCCCGTGGTGTGGTGAACGTGCTGGAAGCCATCAGAGCCCAGGACAACCCACCGCCGTTGGTGTTTACGTCCACCAATAAAGTGTACGGCGGTCTGGAAGACCTTCGCTTCATCCAAAACGGCACCCGCTACAATCCCTCAGACAAGCACATCAAAGCCAATGGTATCTCTGAGGCGCGTCCGCTGGATTTTCATAGTCCGTACGGCTGCTCCAAAGGCGCTGCTGACCAGTACGTGGTAGACTACGCCAGAACCTATGGCATTCCGGCCGTGGTGTTTAGAATGAGCTGCATCTACGGCCCGCACCAATATGGCAACGAAGACCAGGGCTGGGTGGCGCACTTCGCCATTAGAGCTATTGAGAATAAGGCCATCAGCATTTACGGCGATGGCAAGCAGGTGCGTGACATCCTGTTTGTGGAAGACCTGGTAGATGCGTTTTTGCTGGCGCAGGAGAACATGCAGGAGCTTTCGGGGCAGGCCTTCAACATTGGCGGTGGTGTGAAAAATACCACCAGTCTGCTTGAGTTGCTGGATTTGATTGGCACCTACCGCGGCAAGAAAGTGAACCTAAGCTTCGGCGACTGGCGACCCGGCGACCAGCATTACTATGTGTCTGACATCCGCAAGTTCCACGAGGCCACCGGCTGGTACCCTAAAAACAGCGTGCAGGAAGGCGTAGCCAAACTCTACCAATGGCTGTGCGAGACCAGAGGCATTGAAGTCTCTTTGAAAGCTCCCGTAGCTGTGGAACAAGAAACCGATAACGTAGCAGTAGCATAA
- a CDS encoding hemolysin family protein — MILNILLTILLVALNGFFVAAEFALVKVRASQIELRAQAGNQLAKIAYHMIGHLDAYLSATQLGITLASLGLGWIGEGVVSEIIIEIMHAFGAAPDPVLAHKIALPVSFAVITVLHIVFGELAPKSLAIQRPEATALAVAIPLRIVYYVLLPFIWILNGFSNFILKKIGITPMHGSEVHTAEELRLLFEQSAESGEIGGSQQELIENVFEFNERMVKQIMVPRTKLVALDLDSTEEEIFEVVFNEGYTRMPIYRDTIDNIVGIMYVKDLLVVLRAGEQVSLEKLMRPAYFVPETKKISRLLKDFQRNRMHIAVVSDEFGGTSGIVTIEDIIEELVGEIQDEYDEEVPLVEKMGDFEFKVDTSASILDVNDDLPYPLPEGEDYETVGGYLNMIYGRIPEIGETVVHGVYEFKILEKTDRNVASVLLTVTEDKRDDIL; from the coding sequence ATGATCCTCAATATTCTTCTTACCATTCTGCTGGTTGCTTTGAATGGTTTTTTTGTGGCCGCTGAGTTTGCCCTGGTAAAGGTCCGGGCCTCACAGATAGAGCTTCGGGCGCAGGCTGGAAATCAGCTGGCCAAGATTGCTTATCACATGATTGGTCACTTAGACGCTTACCTTTCTGCTACCCAGCTAGGCATCACCCTGGCCTCCTTGGGTCTTGGTTGGATTGGCGAAGGCGTGGTATCTGAGATCATTATTGAAATCATGCACGCGTTTGGCGCTGCCCCAGACCCGGTATTGGCGCACAAAATTGCGCTGCCTGTTTCCTTTGCCGTGATTACCGTTTTACACATCGTTTTCGGGGAACTGGCCCCAAAATCACTAGCTATTCAGCGCCCAGAAGCTACTGCCCTGGCTGTGGCCATTCCGCTCCGAATTGTGTATTACGTTCTGCTCCCCTTTATCTGGATTCTGAACGGGTTCTCCAATTTCATTCTAAAGAAGATTGGCATCACGCCCATGCACGGCTCAGAAGTACACACCGCCGAGGAGCTCAGGTTATTATTTGAGCAAAGCGCTGAGAGCGGCGAGATTGGTGGCAGCCAACAGGAGCTGATTGAGAATGTGTTTGAGTTCAATGAGCGCATGGTGAAGCAAATCATGGTACCCCGCACCAAACTGGTGGCCCTGGACCTTGACTCTACGGAAGAAGAAATTTTTGAGGTGGTCTTCAACGAAGGCTACACCCGCATGCCCATCTACCGTGACACCATTGACAACATTGTGGGCATTATGTATGTAAAAGACCTGTTGGTGGTGCTACGGGCTGGCGAGCAGGTAAGCCTGGAAAAACTAATGCGCCCCGCTTACTTTGTTCCGGAGACGAAGAAAATCAGCCGCTTGCTTAAAGATTTCCAGCGCAACCGCATGCACATTGCCGTAGTCTCAGATGAGTTTGGCGGTACCTCAGGCATTGTCACCATTGAAGATATCATTGAAGAACTGGTAGGCGAAATACAGGACGAGTACGACGAAGAGGTACCGTTGGTAGAGAAGATGGGCGACTTCGAGTTCAAGGTGGATACCTCGGCCTCCATTCTGGATGTGAACGATGACTTACCTTACCCGCTCCCGGAAGGCGAAGATTACGAAACGGTGGGTGGGTACCTCAACATGATTTACGGCCGCATTCCTGAAATTGGAGAAACGGTGGTGCACGGGGTCTATGAATTCAAAATCCTGGAGAAAACCGATCGGAACGTGGCATCTGTGTTGCTAACGGTGACCGAAGACAAACGCGACGATATCTTATAA
- a CDS encoding Gfo/Idh/MocA family protein, with protein MTEDTLLEPTPEATASASDTLKLGFLGIGWIGRNRMEAIANAGLAEVTAVVDPAPQNVEEAQRTAPAAKVGESIEDLLTEDIDGVVIATPSAFHADQSIQALESGKAVFCQKPLGRFAEETRRVVEAARKADTLLGVDLSYRSTVAMRKVYDLVKSGELGDIYGVELVFHNAYGPDKPWFYDPKLSGGGCVIDLGVHLVDLALWTLNFPVVESVTSSLFSKGQRLTSSAETVEDYATASIQLATGPHVQLSCSWNLPAGQEAIISATFYGTNGGAAFKNVNGSFYDFVAERFWGTQTEILVSPPDTWGGRAGVEWAQRVAKGEKFNEEAEQFVKVAEVLDKIYGR; from the coding sequence ATGACTGAAGATACTTTACTAGAACCTACTCCAGAAGCAACTGCTTCTGCTTCAGATACCTTGAAACTCGGCTTTCTAGGCATCGGCTGGATTGGCCGTAACCGCATGGAAGCCATCGCCAATGCGGGCCTAGCCGAGGTAACCGCTGTGGTAGACCCGGCACCGCAAAACGTGGAGGAAGCGCAGAGAACTGCTCCTGCCGCCAAAGTGGGGGAAAGCATTGAAGATTTACTAACCGAAGATATAGACGGCGTTGTCATCGCTACGCCAAGCGCCTTCCATGCCGACCAATCTATCCAAGCTTTAGAGAGTGGAAAAGCCGTTTTCTGCCAAAAGCCATTAGGCAGATTTGCCGAGGAAACCAGACGCGTAGTGGAAGCAGCCCGCAAAGCTGATACGCTCTTAGGCGTGGACCTCTCCTACCGCAGCACCGTGGCCATGCGCAAAGTCTACGACCTGGTAAAATCCGGCGAACTGGGCGACATCTACGGCGTGGAACTGGTATTCCATAACGCGTATGGTCCTGACAAACCCTGGTTCTACGACCCCAAGCTTTCTGGCGGTGGCTGTGTGATTGACCTAGGCGTGCACCTGGTGGATTTGGCGCTTTGGACCCTCAACTTCCCAGTCGTGGAAAGCGTGACCAGCAGCTTGTTCTCCAAAGGCCAACGCCTGACCTCTTCAGCAGAAACCGTAGAGGACTACGCTACTGCCAGCATACAATTAGCCACTGGTCCGCACGTGCAATTGAGCTGTTCCTGGAACTTGCCCGCCGGGCAGGAAGCCATCATAAGTGCCACGTTCTACGGTACCAACGGCGGCGCGGCTTTCAAAAACGTGAACGGCTCTTTCTATGATTTCGTGGCCGAACGGTTCTGGGGCACTCAAACCGAGATCCTCGTTTCCCCGCCGGATACCTGGGGCGGACGAGCCGGGGTAGAGTGGGCGCAGCGCGTCGCCAAAGGCGAAAAATTTAACGAAGAAGCCGAGCAGTTTGTGAAAGTAGCAGAAGTACTGGACAAAATTTATGGTAGATAA
- a CDS encoding NAD-dependent epimerase/dehydratase family protein, with protein MKKKVLITGGAGFIGSHLADELINFGYEVRALDNLSEQVHGKDCERPEYLHPEVELQVGDVRDKAAVLKALEGVDAVFHFAAMVGVGQSMYEIKEYTDVNNIGTAVLLECLIEKPVSKLVVASSMSIYGEGLYTSATGEKVIAAERGLEQLKAGDWELKSEKGDTLTPVATPESKIPCLSSVYALSKYDQERLCLMVGRAYNIPTVAMRFFNVYGTRQALSNPYTGVLAIFASRFLNNNAPMIFEDGNQQRDFVHVRDVALACRLAMEKEEAAGMVFNVGSGNNYTIREIGERLAEVMGKQELTPEITGKYRVGDIRHCYADISLAKEVLGFYPQVEFNSGLTELADWLEGQIAYDRVNEASAELAARGLTV; from the coding sequence ATGAAAAAGAAAGTCTTGATAACCGGCGGTGCAGGCTTCATTGGGTCACACCTGGCAGATGAACTAATCAACTTCGGATATGAGGTACGCGCGCTAGATAACCTTTCAGAACAAGTACACGGCAAAGACTGTGAACGCCCTGAGTACCTTCACCCCGAGGTGGAATTGCAGGTAGGCGACGTGCGCGACAAAGCGGCCGTACTAAAAGCCTTGGAGGGCGTTGACGCCGTGTTCCATTTCGCCGCTATGGTGGGTGTGGGCCAAAGCATGTATGAAATCAAGGAATATACCGATGTGAACAACATCGGCACCGCCGTTCTTTTGGAATGCCTCATTGAGAAACCGGTAAGCAAACTGGTAGTGGCATCCAGCATGAGCATCTACGGCGAAGGTTTGTATACTTCCGCCACCGGTGAAAAAGTGATTGCCGCTGAGCGTGGCCTGGAGCAACTCAAAGCTGGCGACTGGGAACTGAAAAGCGAAAAAGGTGACACCCTGACTCCGGTAGCCACGCCCGAGTCTAAGATTCCTTGCCTGTCCTCGGTGTACGCCCTTTCTAAATATGACCAGGAGCGTCTTTGCCTCATGGTGGGCCGGGCTTACAACATCCCAACCGTAGCCATGCGCTTCTTCAACGTGTACGGCACGCGTCAGGCGCTTTCTAACCCGTACACGGGTGTGCTAGCCATCTTCGCCTCACGTTTCCTGAACAACAACGCGCCTATGATCTTCGAAGACGGAAACCAGCAGCGCGATTTCGTGCACGTGCGCGATGTGGCCTTGGCGTGCCGTCTGGCCATGGAGAAAGAAGAAGCGGCCGGAATGGTGTTCAACGTAGGCAGCGGAAACAACTACACTATCAGAGAAATTGGTGAGCGTTTGGCCGAAGTGATGGGAAAACAGGAATTAACTCCCGAGATTACCGGCAAGTACCGCGTAGGCGACATCCGCCACTGCTACGCCGATATCAGCCTGGCTAAAGAGGTATTGGGCTTTTACCCACAGGTAGAATTCAACAGCGGTTTAACTGAGCTGGCCGATTGGCTGGAGGGACAGATTGCGTATGACCGCGTCAATGAGGCAAGCGCCGAGTTAGCAGCCCGGGGCTTAACGGTGTAA